A window from Opitutia bacterium ISCC 52 encodes these proteins:
- a CDS encoding bifunctional aldolase/short-chain dehydrogenase has translation MNSLWNDAEAEAFTNDPKGLRAYTSRLLGKDPDLVLHGGGNTSVKLKEKDFFGEEEDVLFCKGSGWDLAVIEEAGFAPLRMKVLLKLAELDTLSDTDMVAQQRVAMLNPAAPNASVEAILHAVIPHRFVDHTHADAIIALTNTEGGEDKIREVFGERIIIVPYVMPGFVLAKKVYEITKDIDWNDYDGMVLLNHGLFTFDDDAKTSYENTIDLVSKAEAYLEANNATSLAQPKGSNDPDLMKLAELRKAVSAARGVPVLAKWDSREEQVGYSELENIADIGTRGPVTPDHSILTKRIPLVVGGDVEEAVANYGEAYQRYFDENKEDGMTRLDKAPRWAIWPGQGTVSFGATYSEAGKISDIAEHTAKVVQHGEALGGWKALSAKDVFDVEYWELEQAKLKTKKTAPPLQGKVALVTGAASGIGKACAEKLQAAGAAVVAIDLNPEIVNMFNTETFIGQVCDVTDRDALKNSVETAVSTFGGLDIVVSNAGIFPQGQYIDQIDDKPWDMSLALNLTQHKNLMQYSIPFQKLGIDPSFIFIGTKNIPAPGPGASAYSVSKAGLNQLMRVAALELGEYNVRVNIVHPDCVFDTAIWAGGVLEARAEKYGLTVDEYMSRNVMKTPVKSVEVADAVTTLAGDTFLKTTGAQFTVDGGNERII, from the coding sequence ATGAATAGTTTATGGAACGACGCGGAAGCTGAGGCTTTCACAAATGATCCCAAAGGCTTAAGAGCCTACACCTCCCGTCTCCTCGGGAAAGACCCCGATTTGGTTTTGCACGGAGGTGGAAACACCTCGGTCAAACTGAAGGAAAAGGACTTCTTCGGAGAGGAAGAGGACGTGCTATTTTGCAAAGGAAGTGGCTGGGACCTGGCAGTGATTGAGGAAGCCGGATTCGCCCCGTTGCGAATGAAAGTGCTGCTGAAACTGGCCGAACTCGACACCCTTTCCGATACCGACATGGTAGCTCAACAACGGGTAGCCATGCTCAACCCAGCGGCACCCAACGCGTCGGTTGAAGCGATCCTGCACGCCGTCATACCTCATCGGTTTGTAGACCACACGCATGCGGATGCGATCATCGCTCTTACCAATACGGAAGGCGGGGAAGACAAAATCCGCGAAGTGTTTGGAGAACGCATAATAATAGTGCCCTACGTGATGCCTGGATTCGTGCTGGCCAAAAAGGTCTATGAAATAACCAAGGACATCGATTGGAATGACTACGACGGCATGGTGTTGCTCAACCACGGATTGTTCACCTTTGATGACGACGCTAAAACATCCTACGAGAATACGATTGATTTGGTTTCAAAGGCAGAAGCCTATCTGGAAGCCAACAATGCAACCTCACTCGCCCAACCCAAAGGATCCAACGATCCTGATTTGATGAAACTGGCCGAACTGCGCAAAGCAGTATCTGCTGCCCGTGGTGTTCCCGTCTTAGCCAAATGGGATTCGAGAGAAGAACAAGTCGGCTACTCAGAACTGGAAAACATCGCCGACATCGGAACTCGCGGGCCTGTTACGCCCGACCATTCCATTTTAACCAAACGAATTCCCTTAGTAGTCGGAGGCGACGTTGAGGAAGCCGTGGCAAACTACGGTGAGGCCTACCAACGCTACTTCGACGAAAATAAAGAAGACGGAATGACCCGACTGGACAAAGCGCCTCGTTGGGCGATCTGGCCAGGACAAGGCACCGTTTCTTTTGGGGCGACCTACAGCGAAGCTGGAAAAATCAGTGATATCGCTGAGCACACTGCAAAAGTCGTACAACACGGTGAAGCACTCGGAGGTTGGAAAGCTCTCTCAGCCAAAGACGTATTCGATGTAGAGTATTGGGAACTCGAGCAGGCAAAATTGAAGACCAAGAAAACAGCACCTCCTCTTCAAGGAAAAGTCGCCTTGGTCACTGGAGCTGCCAGCGGCATTGGAAAAGCCTGTGCCGAAAAACTTCAAGCGGCAGGCGCAGCAGTTGTCGCTATCGATCTCAATCCAGAGATCGTCAATATGTTCAATACCGAGACCTTCATCGGTCAGGTGTGTGATGTGACCGATCGGGACGCACTTAAAAATTCCGTTGAGACGGCCGTTTCAACCTTCGGCGGACTGGACATCGTGGTGAGCAATGCCGGGATCTTTCCACAAGGCCAATACATCGACCAGATTGACGACAAGCCATGGGACATGAGCTTGGCCTTGAACCTCACACAGCACAAAAACCTGATGCAATACAGCATCCCGTTTCAAAAACTGGGTATCGATCCGTCATTTATTTTTATAGGCACCAAGAACATTCCTGCCCCAGGCCCCGGAGCTTCGGCTTATTCAGTAAGCAAGGCTGGCTTGAACCAGCTCATGCGGGTAGCCGCACTGGAATTGGGTGAATACAATGTGCGAGTAAACATCGTGCATCCCGATTGCGTCTTCGACACAGCTATCTGGGCAGGAGGCGTACTAGAAGCACGTGCAGAAAAATACGGTCTCACTGTCGATGAGTACATGTCGCGTAATGTGATGAAGACCCCGGTAAAATCAGTCGAGGTGGCCGATGCAGTCACAACCTTGGCTGGAGATACTTTTCTTAAAACAACAGGCGCTCAATTCACCGTCGATGGTGGGAATGAACGCATTATCTAA
- the melA gene encoding alpha-galactosidase, producing the protein MAKVAIIGAGSLVFCKTLMNDFLATPALEGSEYSLMALTNTRLDKMHSFVQRMIDDNNINATVTKTTDRRETLRDADYVVVMIQVGGVDAFKVDYEVPLKYGVDQCIGDTLGPGGVFRASRHIWALMEIAEDMRELCPNALLLNYANPMAMCCWALGTVEGLRFVGLCHGVQTTMDLIASYTDRPKDEIDFISAGINHMGWFTKLEHKGEDLYPILKANFEKPEYYVHEKVRGEVMRHFGYFMTESTGHLSEYLPYFRKNQEALDTYCDEPSFGGETGAYYKYCADLAEKFSVMDPLSIESTELQPRSAEYASHILEAHETGVPFRFSANLRNDGYITNLPDGCCAEVPTYVDRLGLHPTTVGDLPPQCAALNMTNVNVQGLAVKAGLEGDPEALVQAIAIDPLTASVLTLREIREMVSEMLEAQRQWLPQYEGKSVRPTPKIDNPVDVSPVEVPLDPALAIAHRFGKLAEA; encoded by the coding sequence ATGGCAAAAGTAGCAATCATCGGTGCAGGCAGCCTCGTCTTCTGCAAAACTCTCATGAATGACTTTCTGGCTACGCCAGCACTTGAGGGAAGTGAATACTCTCTCATGGCGTTGACCAATACCCGTTTGGACAAAATGCACTCTTTTGTCCAACGCATGATCGACGACAACAACATCAATGCCACGGTTACTAAAACCACTGACCGGCGAGAAACTCTGCGCGATGCCGATTATGTGGTGGTGATGATTCAGGTGGGCGGCGTAGATGCCTTCAAGGTGGACTACGAAGTCCCGTTGAAATACGGCGTCGACCAATGTATCGGAGATACGCTTGGACCAGGGGGTGTATTCAGAGCGTCACGACACATTTGGGCATTGATGGAGATCGCCGAGGACATGCGCGAGCTTTGCCCGAATGCTTTGCTCCTCAACTATGCCAACCCGATGGCCATGTGCTGCTGGGCACTGGGTACCGTTGAAGGACTCCGCTTTGTCGGCCTCTGTCATGGCGTTCAAACCACCATGGACCTGATCGCTTCTTACACCGATCGGCCCAAAGATGAGATCGATTTTATTTCCGCAGGCATCAACCACATGGGCTGGTTCACCAAGCTCGAGCACAAAGGCGAAGACCTGTATCCTATTCTAAAAGCGAACTTTGAGAAACCGGAGTACTACGTTCATGAAAAAGTACGTGGTGAAGTCATGCGCCATTTCGGGTATTTCATGACCGAAAGCACTGGGCATCTCTCCGAGTACTTACCCTACTTCCGGAAGAACCAGGAAGCGCTCGATACCTACTGCGACGAACCATCGTTCGGTGGGGAAACCGGCGCTTACTACAAATACTGTGCGGATCTGGCAGAGAAGTTTTCCGTGATGGATCCGCTATCGATCGAGTCGACCGAATTGCAACCCCGGAGCGCCGAGTATGCGTCACACATCCTGGAAGCACACGAGACAGGCGTGCCTTTCCGCTTCAGTGCAAATCTGCGGAACGACGGGTATATAACCAACCTGCCTGACGGATGCTGCGCAGAAGTACCCACTTACGTCGACCGATTGGGACTCCACCCCACCACGGTCGGTGACTTGCCGCCTCAGTGCGCGGCGTTGAACATGACCAACGTCAACGTGCAAGGACTCGCTGTGAAAGCTGGCCTGGAAGGTGACCCGGAAGCCCTGGTCCAAGCCATCGCAATAGACCCACTCACTGCGTCGGTCCTCACACTCAGGGAAATCCGAGAAATGGTGAGCGAAATGCTGGAAGCTCAACGGCAATGGCTTCCGCAGTACGAGGGTAAATCAGTCAGACCGACTCCGAAAATTGATAACCCAGTTGATGTTTCTCCGGTTGAAGTACCTCTCGATCCGGCACTAGCCATTGCTCACCGTTTCGGGAAGCTGGCAGAGGCATGA
- a CDS encoding class I SAM-dependent methyltransferase codes for MSRHSIEYQSPEGAIDYLEVDASGIVRIHGWYHDFIENRSSTPTIRLGGVGELKSINHFRVSRADVNAALESEVPFHGVVFEFLIPDEAPKKRTWDVYWDSECVSSVEEDLAIQSPSYPYLINDERVFHRDWIYCSGLPVDYLNEEVLSLAKTLPGPVLDFGCGTGVVAAALQQNGTEARGLEIDRIEIRQALPKERETFVDLYDGSLPLPYEDNSFESVILSEVLEHLEEPEPVMGELARVCKKQILVTVPDLSGIPLNHKNGVVPWHLLESTHVNFFNPASLEAFLSKWFSNIELYRISRNETNATQWWGGLMALARK; via the coding sequence ATGAGTCGCCACTCCATTGAATACCAAAGCCCAGAAGGAGCCATAGACTATTTGGAGGTGGATGCCAGTGGCATCGTGAGGATTCATGGATGGTATCATGACTTTATTGAGAATAGATCGTCCACACCTACTATAAGGTTAGGTGGAGTGGGGGAGCTGAAATCGATCAATCATTTCCGCGTGAGCAGAGCTGATGTAAATGCGGCATTGGAATCGGAAGTCCCGTTTCATGGTGTAGTATTTGAATTCCTCATTCCAGATGAGGCTCCGAAAAAGCGAACCTGGGATGTGTATTGGGATTCTGAATGCGTATCCTCAGTCGAGGAAGATCTAGCCATCCAATCGCCCTCCTATCCATACCTTATCAATGATGAGCGTGTCTTTCATCGAGACTGGATCTACTGCTCGGGATTGCCGGTCGATTATTTAAATGAAGAGGTTCTTTCGCTGGCTAAAACATTGCCGGGACCCGTGCTTGATTTCGGATGTGGCACTGGGGTGGTTGCAGCTGCCTTGCAGCAGAATGGCACAGAGGCCAGGGGGCTCGAGATTGACCGTATCGAGATACGCCAAGCCTTGCCCAAAGAAAGAGAGACGTTCGTTGATCTGTATGACGGATCATTGCCGTTGCCATACGAGGATAATTCCTTCGAGTCAGTGATCCTTTCAGAAGTGCTCGAGCATCTTGAGGAACCTGAGCCTGTTATGGGAGAGTTGGCTCGCGTATGCAAAAAGCAGATACTTGTGACCGTTCCGGATTTAAGCGGGATTCCGCTGAATCATAAAAATGGAGTGGTCCCCTGGCATTTGCTCGAAAGTACTCATGTCAACTTCTTCAATCCAGCCAGTTTGGAGGCCTTTCTTTCCAAATGGTTTTCAAATATTGAGCTCTACCGTATAAGCCGGAACGAAACCAATGCTACCCAATGGTGGGGTGGGTTGATGGCGTTGGCTCGGAAGTGA
- a CDS encoding DUF1294 domain-containing protein, which produces MWRLLWKVYLYVGILTFLLYGIDKFLAKAGWKRIPERWFHTLTILGGFGGALIGMHMFNHKKRKHAFRWVILAAFILHGAAMIIVMARLAWF; this is translated from the coding sequence ATGTGGCGCCTACTCTGGAAAGTTTACCTGTATGTAGGCATACTTACATTCCTACTCTATGGTATCGATAAGTTCTTAGCCAAAGCAGGATGGAAACGAATTCCAGAGCGCTGGTTCCATACCCTCACTATTCTGGGAGGATTCGGAGGAGCGCTCATTGGAATGCACATGTTTAACCATAAAAAGAGAAAACACGCTTTTCGCTGGGTCATCCTAGCAGCCTTCATTCTTCACGGGGCAGCCATGATCATAGTGATGGCCCGCCTGGCCTGGTTCTAG
- a CDS encoding peptidylprolyl isomerase, whose protein sequence is MQLIDSKSVVGIAYTLKGDVGEVLDKSTEEDPFVFLMGVEAIVKGLERTLTGKSEGDEFTVTLQPEHAYGERSPELIGEVARSQFPQDMELRPGLRFQGEVAGGIRMFTVNGVEGDKVTIDANHELAGKVLNFEVRVVSVRPATPEEISHKHVHHGDGCGHDHGHHHD, encoded by the coding sequence ATGCAATTAATAGATTCCAAGTCGGTGGTAGGTATTGCCTACACTTTAAAAGGAGATGTAGGAGAAGTACTCGATAAGAGCACGGAGGAAGATCCGTTTGTTTTCTTGATGGGTGTGGAGGCGATTGTGAAAGGCCTGGAGCGCACCTTGACTGGGAAATCAGAAGGAGATGAGTTCACCGTAACGCTGCAACCTGAACATGCTTATGGTGAAAGAAGTCCTGAATTGATTGGCGAAGTGGCTCGTAGTCAGTTTCCACAAGACATGGAGCTAAGGCCCGGTTTGCGATTCCAGGGAGAAGTAGCGGGCGGTATTCGTATGTTTACCGTCAATGGGGTTGAGGGCGACAAGGTAACGATTGATGCCAATCACGAGCTAGCAGGGAAGGTCCTGAACTTTGAGGTAAGAGTCGTTTCCGTGCGACCTGCCACGCCAGAGGAGATCAGTCACAAGCATGTGCATCATGGGGACGGATGCGGTCATGATCACGGTCATCACCACGATTAA
- a CDS encoding TetR/AcrR family transcriptional regulator — protein MRAKFHHGDLRNALIQSGLQILAQESIQGLSLRKVAKSAGVSEAAPYRHFKDKEALLAAIAEQGFIRLSERLETAEEQFSDQAAKLFYLSCRTYIDFALENPHSMRMMFRFRSSEGLSDYPDLQDAADESFSYLIDMVEYCQQEGLARSGHPLPLALAAWSTIHGLSMLLIEGCISPDVFHENSQESMIRATLDTILAGWQHRPLIPNA, from the coding sequence ATGCGCGCAAAATTTCATCATGGAGATTTAAGAAACGCTCTCATACAGAGTGGCTTACAGATCCTCGCTCAAGAAAGCATTCAAGGCCTCTCTCTGCGCAAAGTAGCCAAGTCGGCCGGTGTTAGCGAAGCCGCACCTTATCGTCATTTTAAAGACAAAGAAGCCCTATTAGCAGCCATCGCAGAACAAGGCTTTATCCGACTGTCTGAGCGTCTGGAAACAGCGGAAGAGCAATTCTCGGATCAAGCGGCTAAGCTTTTCTACCTATCATGTAGAACCTACATTGATTTCGCATTGGAGAATCCGCACTCCATGCGGATGATGTTTAGGTTCCGATCCTCTGAAGGTTTATCGGACTATCCTGACCTGCAAGATGCAGCCGACGAGTCATTCAGCTACTTAATCGATATGGTTGAGTACTGCCAGCAGGAAGGCCTGGCACGATCGGGACATCCCCTACCCCTTGCCTTGGCCGCATGGTCAACGATTCATGGACTTTCCATGCTTCTCATTGAAGGGTGCATTTCCCCTGATGTATTTCATGAAAACAGTCAGGAAAGCATGATCAGAGCAACGCTTGATACCATCCTCGCCGGCTGGCAACACCGTCCCCTTATACCCAATGCATAG
- a CDS encoding TMEM198/TM7SF3 family protein, whose amino-acid sequence METDLTTLPLDNLPWWAPGVLVLLFGLLTCLHGYKILKVVLFLLGLTSGAYAGLLYSPLLFPEQPNLVWITAGVLGFALGILMNFFYKAGVFTLGAYLGGVIFLPFLQSMQDLAAIGLLVVVILVGGFAALKLESWMMKIATSVVGAWHAVQSLFFLLKIPPPFLFPWEMLLDKYGGGSIHDVLHRPWYFWMGVIGLSIGGFYMQIKGKKKD is encoded by the coding sequence GTGGAAACTGACCTTACAACTCTTCCTTTAGACAATCTTCCCTGGTGGGCCCCAGGTGTGTTGGTGCTTTTGTTTGGACTTCTAACTTGTCTCCATGGGTACAAAATCCTGAAGGTAGTGCTTTTCTTGTTGGGCCTGACAAGTGGTGCCTATGCCGGGCTACTTTACTCACCGTTATTGTTTCCGGAACAGCCAAACTTGGTTTGGATAACGGCCGGAGTTCTAGGTTTTGCCTTGGGGATTCTGATGAATTTCTTCTATAAGGCCGGGGTCTTCACCTTGGGTGCCTATCTGGGAGGAGTTATTTTCTTACCCTTCCTGCAGTCCATGCAGGATCTCGCGGCTATTGGCCTTCTAGTGGTCGTCATATTGGTGGGTGGATTTGCGGCCTTGAAGCTGGAGTCATGGATGATGAAAATTGCTACCTCAGTGGTTGGCGCCTGGCATGCGGTTCAAAGTCTTTTCTTTTTGTTGAAAATACCGCCTCCTTTCCTTTTTCCCTGGGAAATGCTCTTGGACAAATATGGCGGCGGCTCAATCCATGATGTGCTCCATCGTCCCTGGTATTTTTGGATGGGCGTAATTGGCCTCTCGATCGGCGGTTTTTACATGCAGATCAAGGGAAAGAAGAAGGACTAG